Below is a genomic region from Methanofollis sp. UBA420.
AACCGGCCTGCACCACAGTTGACGATGGTGGCTGCAAGGGAGCCGGCAGAGACGTAGGCGTTCCAGAGCATCGGGTCCTTGGTGTCGTAGAACTGGAAGTACCCGCCCTTCTTGCCCGGTGCAATGACCTTGTCTTCGATCGCACGCTCGACGAGGGACTGGACGACGGAACCGACTGTGCCGGTCTCGCCGTTTGCCTTGACAAGGTCGTAGACCATGTTGTTGGCGTTGAGGCCCTGGTAGGCGTAGCAGAGGAGCTGGTTGCGCTCGAATGCGCCGATTGCCTGGCCCATCTCGAACTCACCGGCGGTCTCGAGGGTCGACGCAAGGGCGGCGCCCTGGAGGGAGTTTCTGCCGGTCATCATGACGAAGTGGTTGACCGGGACGTTACGGAGAGCAAAGCCGATGCCTTCGTTGTTCTGCGGAATGGACAGGATGGAGGTGACAAGGGCACCCTGCATGTCCATGGTGTGCGGGTAGGCGCCCCAGCAGGCGGCCTTGACCGTGGAGGCGTTGAAGGCGTCGATATTGAACTGGTCGACGATCGCGTAGGTGGTCGCTGCGGCAACGGCGGTGATCGCTGCGTCGTACGTGGCGGCGTTCACGAGACGCTTCTTCGGAACCTCAACGAGAAGGAGGTTGCCCTTGTTGAACTCGAGGATGTTGGTGTCGTCACCCTCCTCGACCTGGACCATTTCCTTGATCCTGGCAACGATGGCGTCCTTGTTCTCCATAATCGGGAGGTTCAGTTCGCGTCCCCTGATCTTGCCCTTACCGAGCTTTCCAATCTTGAGAGCCTGCTCTATGCCCCCAAGGTTGACATTAATCGTTCTCTTAGTCAGGTCGATGATCTTGCTGGTCGCCGGGTTCACCAGCGGGCTGATCTTGTCGAGGGTAACGCCGCTTTTCAGCAGCTTACCGTCATCTGAATAGAGATCGATTGTTTCTGAATATGCTGCCATATCAGTTCATCCTTTTACCCTTTGTGCAGGAATGTTTCTTCATGGAGAATTTCACCCGGTTTTTCAGATGCAACTCTCCAGAGTCTCTACTGCAAGCCCCGAATAGGGACATTATATCTTTTCTGGAAGGCGCATATAAACGTTCCTAATTTTTTTTAGTAAATTAACATTGTGTTATACATTAAAATAGAATATTATAATTAAGTAATATTAATTTGAGGTCATCTTGATGGCCAATATAGATATACATCAAATATATCCGGTTTCAATCTAGATAGGCTTTTTCATAGGTTCATTTTTAGATACAAAATAGGAATAAAAGTAAATTAATTATCATAGGATAATATTTATCTATAATATTACGCGATCCCGGAGATTGCCATCATGATCGGAACCGGGTCATTCGGGAGGCGGGCGGGCGTTTAAATGGGCTCAATCCTATCAAGGGAGAAGAACTGCCTTTAAAATGGGACGATATGATATAATGACCTTTCGGAGGTGTGGCGCCGGATTGCCGGGGCCATGAGGGAGATAGCGTGGACTCCTAGACTGTGATCCAGAACAGGCACCTGACGATACAAACGATCCTGACGATGGCGGTGGACGATGCAGAAAAAATGAAAGGAAAAAATGTTTAAAATGTTTAGAATCTGGGCTTTCTGTGCTTGGGGAGGCAATCCCGGCAGTACACAGGTCTTCCTTCAGTCGGCTTGAAGGGTACTTCGCATTCCTTACCGCAGTCTGAACAGACTGCCTTGAACATCTCACGGGGACCGCGGGAGAAGTTGTCCCTCGGGCCACCTACTCTGTTGCCGTACATTATGTTACCTATGCAGTTTTGACGCTGCATGCATATGTTAGGGCCGGCAGTATAAATATCCATGCATCGTTCTCAAATTATGTAACTGAGTGTGGAATCCCAAAATATGTCTCATAACATTGACCAATTCATAATAGTGGCAGGCAGATAAAATCCGGCACCGTACATGCGAAATGCTCAAGGGCTTCGGGTACGATCTTTTGCTGAGAGAAGTATGAAAATACTGGGAATCAATGGGAGCCCTCGCGGGCAGGAGAGCATGACCGGACGCCTTGTCGATGCCGTGCTCCGCGGTGCGCGAGAGGCCGGGGCAGAGATCGAGTTCATCGACGCCGCAGCCCTCAGGATCAGGCCATGCAGTGCATGCACCCTCTGCTATCAGACGGGCGAGTGCCCGAAGCAGGACGACTTTGCAGCCCTCTACGAAAAGATGCTCGAAGCCGACGGGATAGTCTTCGGTTCGCCAAACTATATCGACAACGTCTCCGCGCAGATGAAGGTGGTCTTCGACCGGATGGCCGACGCCGTCCACTGCCAGTTCTTTGCCGGGAAGTACGGGTGCGCCGTTGCGACCGCCGGGGGGGCCGGTGCCGACGATATTGCGACGTACCTGAACCACGTCCTCCAGGTCCTCGGGGCCGACACGGTCGGCGCGGCGGCCGCGGTGATGGTCGCAGGCCCTGAGGCCTTTGCCGCTACCGAGAAAGAGGCCTTTGCGCTCGGGAAGAACCTTGCCGCGGCGATCACGGACTGCCGCACGTACCCTGAACAGGAGGCACTCCACGCCGAGATGGCGGCAGGGATGAAAGCACTGGTCTTCGCCAACAAAGATGTCTGGAAGCACCAGTATGATCATTGGGTTGCACAGGACAGGAATTAAATATCGTAGTGTTTAAGTGACCTCGGGCAGGATATGTGTATCATGCGTATCCTCCCCGTCCTCCTTCTCATCGCCCTTGCACTGGCCGCGTTCGCGGCAGGGTGTACGTCATCGCCGGTAGTAACGCCCGATGTGACGCCTGTGGTTACCGCGGCCCTCCCGCAGACAGGCGACGATCAGCCCGCGATAACTGTCGGCGTGCTCGGCCTCACCCCGCAATATAGTGTCGACAAACCCTTTTCCTATCTGGCGCGAGTACAGGCCACCAGCCCGGGCACAGTCGAGGCCACCGGCGTCGTGGTCGTGGTCACGCTCGTCGACACAGAACTCAACACCGTCAACGACACAAAAAACATTGCCATCGAGCGTTTTGTCCCTGGCGATACGAAGATCTATGACGTGCGCCTGACCGGGAAATCTGACCGTGAGTACCACGTCGAAACCGAAGTCCTCTTCAACCAGGCCTAGAACTCTCCTCTTTTTTCCCGACCTCTCGCCGCATCCTCGCCGTGTGCGACCCCTCCCAGTAGAGGCGCCGACAGATCGGGCACCAGAAAAAAGAAAGCCCTTCCGGCTTTCGTGGCGCATAGGCCGCACCGAGTACCTCCTTTTTCTGCGCCGGACGGAGGGGCGTGTTGCAGACCGAACAGCGGTCGAAGGTGAACTCCTGCCTGATCAGGCCCCTGTCCACGAGTTGCCTCTCCTGCTCCATGACGTCTGCCGACCTGATGTACACACCCCGCCCCCCTGCCCGGCGCGCCAGTTCGGCGTCCCGCGTCAGGAGGATCCGCCCGTCAGTCTCGGCGATGGCAAGGAGCACCGTGTCCTCTCGCGGGTTTCCCGGCGTGAGGGCGTTCGCCGAGAGGGTGTCGTACCCCATCAACCGCAGGTGCCGTGTCAGCACCCCGAGCATCCTGTCGGCGAGGAAGCGCGGCCGCCCCTCAGACCGACCTGACAACCGGGATCCTCTCCCCGCACTGGCCGCACCGGTCCCCGTCGAGGTCGACGAACCTGCTCGAAAAACCGGCCCTCTCGATGAGCAGCGCCCCGCAGGAGGGACAGTACGTGTTCTCGTACGGCCCGGGCGGGACATTGCCGAGGTACGGGTAGCGCACGCCGAGGTCCTTTGCCTGCCTGTAGATCCGCTCAAGAGTCCTGAAGGGCGTCGCCTCCAGGTCGCGCATCTTGTAGTCAGGGTGAAACCTGGTGAAGTGCATCGGCGTGTCTGGCCCCAGGTTGTCGAGGACCCAGGTGATCAGGGCCTTCATCTCGTCTTCCGAGTCATTGAGGCCGGGGATAACGAGAGTCACCGTCTCGATGTGCATCCCATGCTCGCGGGCGGCGAGTGCGGCGTCGAGCACGGGCTGGAGTTTTGCCCGGCAGACTTTCTTGTAGAAACCCTCGGTGAAGGCCTTGATGTCCACCCTGAAGGCATTGAGCATCGGCGCAAGTTCGTCGAGCGCCTCCTCCGTGATGTAGCCGTTCGTGACATAGACCGTGCCAAGGCCGCGCGCCCGCGCCTGTGTTCCCATGTCCAGGGCGTACTCGTGCCAGATCGTCGGTTCGTTGTATGTCCAGGCAATGCTCGCGGACGCCGAAGCGAGCGCCCTCTCCACCCCGGTCGCGGGCGGGATCTCCATCAGCCGGAGGTCGGCGAGGGACGCCTGCGAGATGTGCCAGTTCTGGCAGTGCTGGCACCTAAAATTGCAACCGACACCGCCGAGGGAGTACGAGAGGGTACCGGGCAGGAAGTGGAAGAGCGGCTTTTTCTCGATCGGGTCCACCGCCTCTGCGGCGACCAGGCCATAATTTGCCGCATACAGGGTGCCGCCCTCGTTGACCCGCACCCCGCAGATTCCATGTTTGCCCGCGGCGATCGTACAGCGATGAGCGCAGAGTGAACATCTGACTGTGTCCCCCTCGACCCGTGCGTATTGGTGCGCCTCATGCATGCCCCCGCATGGGAGTTTTCCTCCATTAAAAGGTATGGGCCTCCGGGCGACCGATCTCAACAAGATATATGGGCGTAATTCCTAAACATATAAGGTTAGATCACCATGACGAAGATCGTGCTCTCCCTGGGAGGTTCGATACTGGTGCCCTCCCTCGAATCTCATACTATCTCCCGGTACGTCGAGGTATTGAAGAAAATGGCCTCCCGCAGTCAGGTGTTTGTCGTGGTCGGCGGCGGAGGCGAAGCCCGGCGCTATATCAGGGTCACGCGCACCCTCGGCATCAACGAGGCTGCATCGGACGAGATCGGGATCATGATCACCCGGATCAATGCCTCTCTCCTGATGTATGCTCTCGGTGACGCCGCATACCCCGCGGTTGCCACCTCCTATCAGGAGGCCAGAGTCTTTGCCGAGTCTGGCAAGATCGTGGTCATGGGTGGCGTTACCCCCGGTCAGACAACCGATGCGGTCTCTGCCGTGCTTGCCGAGACGGTGAGTGCCGACGTGGTCATCAACGGCACGTCCGTCGACGGCATCTACAGTGCCGACCCGAAGAAGGACGCCCACGCACGCCGGTACGACCGGATGACCCCGCAGGAACTCCTCGAGATCATCTCGGCAGCCCGCCTGGACGCCGGGTCGAACACGGTCATCGATATCGTGGCCGCCAAGATCATCGAGCGCTGCGGGATCCCCCTTGTCGTCATCGACGGCAGGAGGCCGGAAAACCTTTCCGAAGCGGTCTGCGAGGGCACCTTTACGGGTACCGTCGTCAGCGACACCGCATGCACCCTGTTTCCCTTCTAATCCCCCACCACCATAATTATTTTAGGAAAGACGCCGATAGTATTTCCTGCATCCGGGGTAGTAGGGTAGCCTGGTCCATCCTAGAGCGTTTGGGACGCTTTGACGGCAGTTCGAATCTGCCCTACCCCACTTTTATGGACCGATCACGTGCCTGTTTGATATATCATGCCCTCCGCGGGCGCTATCCTCCGACAATCGAGAACGGGATCAGTTACGGCGATCCCTTTGAAGTGCTTGTCCTGACAATCCTCTCGGCCCAGACCACCGACCGCTCGGTCGAGGCGGTGCGCCCCCTCCTCCTCGCCCGGTATCCGACGCCCGCCGCCCTTGCCGCCGCGGACGAGGCGGAGGTCGCCGCCATCGTGAGGCCGACCGGTTTTTACCGGGTGAAGGCACGCCACATCATCGGCGCCGCCCGACAGATCACCGACACCTTCGGGGGCGAGGTGCCGGCGACCCTCGACGGCCTCCTCTCCCTCCCCGGCGTCGGGAGAAAGACGGCGAACATCGTCCTCTCCAATGCCTTCGGCATTGACAAGGGGATCGCGGTGGATACCCATGTGCGCCGGATCTCCCGTCTTCTCGGCCTCACCGACGAGAGCGACCCGGAAAAAATTGAAAAAGACCTGACCGCGCTCTTCCCGCAGGAAGTCTGGGGCGAGGTCAATGCCCTGTTTGTCCAGCACGGGCGTGCGGTCTGCATTGCGGGCAGGCCGCGCTGCGACGTCTGTCCGCTCGTCCCCTGGTGCCGGTTCTTCAAAAATGAGGGTCAGGGGAAGAAGATATCGACAACGACATAACATCCCCAGGCGACCGCCGCAGAGGCCGGGACGGTCATGACCCAGGCGGCCACGATGTCTCGCACAATCCCCCACTTCACGGCCGAGTAACCCTTCGTCGCCCCGACGCCCATGATCGCCCCGCTCATTGCATGGGTTGTGGAGACCGGGACACCGAAGGCGGTGACGAGGGAGAGGACCGCCCCTCCCGCAGTCGATGCGCAGAAACCCTGGTACGGGCGCATCCGCGTGATCTTGTTTGCCATCATGTCCACAACCCGCCATCCGCCAAGGAGGGTGCCGAGGGAGATCGCGGTGCAGGAGATGAGGATGACCCAGAGGGGGACGGCGAACTCGGTGAGGATACCCCCGGCAACGAGCATCGCCGTGATGATGCCCATCGCGTTCTGGGCGTCGTTGCTTCCGTGACCTATCGACTGGAAGGCCGCGGCCACGATCTGGAGTTTCTTAAAGCCATGGTTGAGGATGAGCGGGTTTGAATGAGCGAGGCGCCTGATGATGACGACGCCGAAGGCATAGGCGACCATGAACCCGAGCATCGGGGAGACAACCATGAAGACAACGACGCTGACGATCCCGGAGATGGGGAGGAGGCCTGTGGCCACGAGAATCGGGATCAGGATGGTGATGCCGGAGAGGGCGCCGATAGCCAGGTACCGGTTCCATGCCTCGCCGGTGGCGAGGGCAAGATAAACTGCGGCTGCCATACCGCCGATCGCCCCGATCACGACCATGACGACCAGTTCGACGAAGAGCATCTCCGATGGCCAGAGGATCGACTCGATCCCTGCCCGCGCCGTTGCGGCGCCGAGGATGCCGCCGATCAGGGCGTGACTGCTCGATACCGGGATCCCGAAATATGAACACCCGAAGACCCAGAGCACCGCTCCGATCAGGGCCATGAGGATCAGATGAGGAGTGAAAACGGCGGGATCAACGATGCCCCGCCCGATCGTCTGTGCGATCGCGGTCGTGAAGAGGAGCGGACCGACAAGATTGAAAAATGACGCAAGGAGCACGGCCTTGAAGGGGGAGAGCACCTTGGTCGCCACGACCGTGGCTATGGAGTTTGCGGCATCATTGAGGCCGTTGACGAAGTTGAACATCAGGGCCAGCATGATGCCGAGAATTATGACGACTTCCATGATCACTCTTCAGGAATGTCTAATTGCGATGTCTGAGAGTACGTTCGCCACGTCCTCGCACTTGTCGGTGGCGACCTCAAGGTTCTCGTAGATATCCTTGAGTTTGATGATCGTGATGGCGTCGTTGGTGGCGAAGAGGTCCTTGATCGCGTTCCCGAGCACGACGTCGGCAAGGTTCTCAAGCCGGTTGATCTCGATGCAGTGCTTCTCGACGGTGCGGGGGTCGTCCATCTTCCGGATCAGCCGTACCGCCGTCTGGACCTCCTGTGTTGAGAGGAGAATGAGCCGCGCCAGTTCTTTCATGACATCGTCGGCCTCGGTGACGCCGTAACCGTACATCTGCTGCGTCGTCCCGTCGATGTAGTCGAGGATGTCGTCGAGGGCGGTGGCGAGCCGCGAGATCTCCTCGGGTTCCAGGGGGGTGATGAAGGTGAGGTTGAGTTGCTCGTAGACCT
It encodes:
- a CDS encoding flavodoxin family protein, which gives rise to MKILGINGSPRGQESMTGRLVDAVLRGAREAGAEIEFIDAAALRIRPCSACTLCYQTGECPKQDDFAALYEKMLEADGIVFGSPNYIDNVSAQMKVVFDRMADAVHCQFFAGKYGCAVATAGGAGADDIATYLNHVLQVLGADTVGAAAAVMVAGPEAFAATEKEAFALGKNLAAAITDCRTYPEQEALHAEMAAGMKALVFANKDVWKHQYDHWVAQDRN
- the mcrB gene encoding coenzyme-B sulfoethylthiotransferase subunit beta yields the protein MAAYSETIDLYSDDGKLLKSGVTLDKISPLVNPATSKIIDLTKRTINVNLGGIEQALKIGKLGKGKIRGRELNLPIMENKDAIVARIKEMVQVEEGDDTNILEFNKGNLLLVEVPKKRLVNAATYDAAITAVAAATTYAIVDQFNIDAFNASTVKAACWGAYPHTMDMQGALVTSILSIPQNNEGIGFALRNVPVNHFVMMTGRNSLQGAALASTLETAGEFEMGQAIGAFERNQLLCYAYQGLNANNMVYDLVKANGETGTVGSVVQSLVERAIEDKVIAPGKKGGYFQFYDTKDPMLWNAYVSAGSLAATIVNCGAGRFAQAVSSTLLYFNDLIEHETGLPSSDFGRMMGTAVGFSFFSHSIYGGGGPGIFNGNHVVTRHANGVAIPCVVAAASLDAGTQMFAPEGTSKMMGETYGKIDVFNKPIDQIAKGVDLIA
- the amrS gene encoding AmmeMemoRadiSam system radical SAM enzyme, with protein sequence MHEAHQYARVEGDTVRCSLCAHRCTIAAGKHGICGVRVNEGGTLYAANYGLVAAEAVDPIEKKPLFHFLPGTLSYSLGGVGCNFRCQHCQNWHISQASLADLRLMEIPPATGVERALASASASIAWTYNEPTIWHEYALDMGTQARARGLGTVYVTNGYITEEALDELAPMLNAFRVDIKAFTEGFYKKVCRAKLQPVLDAALAAREHGMHIETVTLVIPGLNDSEDEMKALITWVLDNLGPDTPMHFTRFHPDYKMRDLEATPFRTLERIYRQAKDLGVRYPYLGNVPPGPYENTYCPSCGALLIERAGFSSRFVDLDGDRCGQCGERIPVVRSV
- a CDS encoding DUF47 domain-containing protein; the protein is MGLKEWIVPQDKAFFDLFEKLADTVNDGALLLNALVNNYVDVQNQCHKMKQIEHKGDEIAHQVYEQLNLTFITPLEPEEISRLATALDDILDYIDGTTQQMYGYGVTEADDVMKELARLILLSTQEVQTAVRLIRKMDDPRTVEKHCIEINRLENLADVVLGNAIKDLFATNDAITIIKLKDIYENLEVATDKCEDVANVLSDIAIRHS
- a CDS encoding inorganic phosphate transporter; translated protein: MEVVIILGIMLALMFNFVNGLNDAANSIATVVATKVLSPFKAVLLASFFNLVGPLLFTTAIAQTIGRGIVDPAVFTPHLILMALIGAVLWVFGCSYFGIPVSSSHALIGGILGAATARAGIESILWPSEMLFVELVVMVVIGAIGGMAAAVYLALATGEAWNRYLAIGALSGITILIPILVATGLLPISGIVSVVVFMVVSPMLGFMVAYAFGVVIIRRLAHSNPLILNHGFKKLQIVAAAFQSIGHGSNDAQNAMGIITAMLVAGGILTEFAVPLWVILISCTAISLGTLLGGWRVVDMMANKITRMRPYQGFCASTAGGAVLSLVTAFGVPVSTTHAMSGAIMGVGATKGYSAVKWGIVRDIVAAWVMTVPASAAVAWGCYVVVDIFFP
- a CDS encoding endonuclease III, which encodes MIYHALRGRYPPTIENGISYGDPFEVLVLTILSAQTTDRSVEAVRPLLLARYPTPAALAAADEAEVAAIVRPTGFYRVKARHIIGAARQITDTFGGEVPATLDGLLSLPGVGRKTANIVLSNAFGIDKGIAVDTHVRRISRLLGLTDESDPEKIEKDLTALFPQEVWGEVNALFVQHGRAVCIAGRPRCDVCPLVPWCRFFKNEGQGKKISTTT
- a CDS encoding CxxC-x17-CxxC domain-containing protein translates to MYGNRVGGPRDNFSRGPREMFKAVCSDCGKECEVPFKPTEGRPVYCRDCLPKHRKPRF
- the pyrH gene encoding UMP kinase — encoded protein: MTKIVLSLGGSILVPSLESHTISRYVEVLKKMASRSQVFVVVGGGGEARRYIRVTRTLGINEAASDEIGIMITRINASLLMYALGDAAYPAVATSYQEARVFAESGKIVVMGGVTPGQTTDAVSAVLAETVSADVVINGTSVDGIYSADPKKDAHARRYDRMTPQELLEIISAARLDAGSNTVIDIVAAKIIERCGIPLVVIDGRRPENLSEAVCEGTFTGTVVSDTACTLFPF
- a CDS encoding Mut7-C RNAse domain-containing protein, encoding MSGRSEGRPRFLADRMLGVLTRHLRLMGYDTLSANALTPGNPREDTVLLAIAETDGRILLTRDAELARRAGGRGVYIRSADVMEQERQLVDRGLIRQEFTFDRCSVCNTPLRPAQKKEVLGAAYAPRKPEGLSFFWCPICRRLYWEGSHTARMRREVGKKEESSRPG